The following coding sequences lie in one Miscanthus floridulus cultivar M001 chromosome 9, ASM1932011v1, whole genome shotgun sequence genomic window:
- the LOC136480895 gene encoding secreted RxLR effector protein 161-like: MEKQLKLSKASTTAKVDAILYRSIVGGLRYLVHTRPDIAFAVGYVSHFMEDPLEDHWATVKWLLCYVKCTVDQGIVFPKTSGRSWLRLTIFSDAGMVGDIEGWKSNSGVLVFLGSAPISWLSLKHKVVALSTCEAEYMAVATAACQVVWLCRLLGELTGEEARPSALMVDN; this comes from the coding sequence ATGGAGAAGCAATTGAAGCTGTCAAAGGCTAGCaccacggcgaaggtggatgcaatacTCTACaggagcatcgtcggcgggctgcgctacctagtccacacgaggccggacattgcgttcgctgtGGGCTATGTCAGccacttcatggaggatcccctaGAGGATCATTGGGCCACGGTGAAGTGGCTGCTGTGCTACGTCAAGTGcacggtggatcaagggatcgtcttccccaagaccagtGGCAGAAGTTGGTTGCGGCTCACGATCTTCAGCGACGCAGGAATGGTGGGCGACATCGAGGGGTGGAAGAGCAATTCAggtgtgctcgtcttccttggcTCGGCCCCAATTTCGTGGCTATCGTTGAAGCATAAGGTGGTGGCGttgtctacgtgcgaggcagaataCATGGCGGTGGctacagcggcgtgccaagtcgTGTGGCTGTGCCGGCtgttgggcgagctgaccggcgaggAAGCTCGTCCgtcagcactgatggtggacaactag